Part of the Kitasatospora sp. NBC_01266 genome, GTCCTCGATCTACCACCACGTGCGCGGCAAGGAGGAGCTGCTGCGCCTGGCGGTCGGGCGGGCGCTGGACGGCCTGTTCGGGATCCTGGAGGAGCCGGCGGCGCTGACCGGGCGCCCGGTGGACCGGCTGGAGCACGTGGTGCGGCGCACCACCGAGGTGCTGCTGACCGAGCTGCCCTACGTGACGCTGCTGCTGCGGGTGCGCGGCAACACCGGGACCGAGCAGTGGGCGCTGGAGCGGCGGCGGGACTTCGACCACCGGGTGGCGGAGCTGGTCCGGGAGGCGGTGACGGCCGGCGAGCTGCGGGCGGACGTGGAGCCGCGGCTGGCCACCCGGCTGCTCTTCGGGATGATCAACTCGATCGTGGAGTGGTACCGCCCGGCCGGCGCCGGCGGCCCGCAGGTCGACGGCGTGCCGGACGCGGTGATCCACCTGGCCTTCGACGGTCTGCGCGCGTAGGCGCACAGCGAGTGCCGTCAGGCCGGCGGCACCCGGTCGGTCTCCTCGAAGACCAGCAGCGTCTGGGTCGACAGCACGTCGGGGATGCTCTGGATGCTGCCCAGCACCAGCTCCCGCAGCGCCCGGTTGTCAGCTGTGTGGACCAGCATCAGCACGTCGAACTCGCCGCCCACCAGCGCGATGTGCGCCACCCCCGGCAGGTCGAGCAGCTGCTCGCGCACGGTCCGCCAGGAGTTCTGCACGATCTTCAGCGTGACGTACGCGCAGGCGCCCTGCCCGGCCCGTTCGTGGTCGACCCGGGCGGTGAAGCCGCGGATCACGCCGTCCTCCATCATCCGGGCGATCCGGGCGTAGGCGTTGGCCCGCGAGACGTGCACCCGCTCGGCGACCGAGCGGATCGAGGCCCGGCCGTCCTGCTGGAGCAGCCGCAGGATCGAGCGGTCCACCCGGTCCAGTCCCCGGTCGGGACCGCCGTTCACCACACCCGCCGGGGTCGGCTGAGGTCTGCCCCCGCCGGACCCGGCCATTTGTTCAGCGCCCATGGCCCCGAGCCCTCCCAAGATGGACGTGCTGCTTTCAGCAGACTGCCGTGACGGCCGATTGTCCAGCACCTTCGCTCGGCTGTGGCCACAATGAGTAGACAACCGAACAATCGGTTGGGAGGCAACACCCCACCTGCCGCCGCCCTGCTCCCCCGAAGCGCGGCCCCGCCCTCCCCACCCCTTGGAGGTGCCTGATGACCGTCCTCGACCACCGGCCCACCACGCCCGTTCCCCCGTGGCTGCCCGACGCGACCGGCCCGCGGACCGACCCCGCGCCCCTCCTGCCGGACCACACCCCGGTCCGCGTGCTCGGCACCCCGGCGCTGGCCAAGTACGACCCCGAGCTGCTCCGCGACCTCTACCGCCGACTGGTGATCGGCCGCCGCTACAACCAGCAGGCGACCACCCTCACCAAGCAGGGCAGGCTCGCCGTCTACCCGTCCTCCACCGGCCAGGAGGCCTGCGAGGTGGCCGCCGCCACCGTGCTGCGGGCCGAGGACTGGCTCTTCCCCAGCTACCGGGACACCCTGGCCGTGGTCGGCCGCGGCGTCGACCCGCTGGCCGCGCTCACCCTGCTGCGCGGCAGCGCGCACACCGGCTACGACCCGCTGGCCACCCGCACCGCCCCGCTCTGCACCCCGCTCGCCACCCAGGCCCCGCACGCGGTCGGCCTGGCGCACGCGGCCCGGCTGCGCGGCGAGAGCGTGGTCGCGCTGGCGATGCTCGGCGACGGCGGCACCAGCGAGGGCGACTTCCACGAGGCGCTGAACTTCGCGGCCGTGCTGAACGCCCCGGTGGTCTTCCTGGTGCAGAACAACGGCTACGCCATCTCGGTCCCGCTGACCAAGCAGTCCGCCGCACCGAGCCTGGCGCACAAGGCCGTCGGCTACGGCATGCCGGGCCGGCTGGTGGACGGCAACGACGCGGTGGCCGTGCACGAGGTGCTGGCCGAGGCGATGGACCGGGCCCGCAACGGCGGTGGCCCCACCCTGGTGGAGGCGCTGACCTACCGGCTGGACGCGCACACCAACGCCGACGACGCGACCCGCTACCGGGAGTCGGAGGAGGTGGAGGCCTGGCGCGAGCACGACCCGCTGACCCTGATGGAGCGCCACCTGCGCGCCGCCGGGGTGCTGGA contains:
- a CDS encoding TetR/AcrR family transcriptional regulator yields the protein MAENPLRTTYTVDSLLAVTVEVFNTRGYDGTSMEDLSRAAGISKSSIYHHVRGKEELLRLAVGRALDGLFGILEEPAALTGRPVDRLEHVVRRTTEVLLTELPYVTLLLRVRGNTGTEQWALERRRDFDHRVAELVREAVTAGELRADVEPRLATRLLFGMINSIVEWYRPAGAGGPQVDGVPDAVIHLAFDGLRA
- a CDS encoding Lrp/AsnC family transcriptional regulator — protein: MGAEQMAGSGGGRPQPTPAGVVNGGPDRGLDRVDRSILRLLQQDGRASIRSVAERVHVSRANAYARIARMMEDGVIRGFTARVDHERAGQGACAYVTLKIVQNSWRTVREQLLDLPGVAHIALVGGEFDVLMLVHTADNRALRELVLGSIQSIPDVLSTQTLLVFEETDRVPPA
- the pdhA gene encoding pyruvate dehydrogenase (acetyl-transferring) E1 component subunit alpha, with protein sequence MTVLDHRPTTPVPPWLPDATGPRTDPAPLLPDHTPVRVLGTPALAKYDPELLRDLYRRLVIGRRYNQQATTLTKQGRLAVYPSSTGQEACEVAAATVLRAEDWLFPSYRDTLAVVGRGVDPLAALTLLRGSAHTGYDPLATRTAPLCTPLATQAPHAVGLAHAARLRGESVVALAMLGDGGTSEGDFHEALNFAAVLNAPVVFLVQNNGYAISVPLTKQSAAPSLAHKAVGYGMPGRLVDGNDAVAVHEVLAEAMDRARNGGGPTLVEALTYRLDAHTNADDATRYRESEEVEAWREHDPLTLMERHLRAAGVLDDALVAQATEQAEALAATMRAEFHAEPELDPLSLFQHVYAEPTPQLREQAEQLAAELAAEAGA